The genomic window TGatctatctgattggccagcgttAGACCTATAGGTGCTATTGATTTGATCTCTGGGCTGCCAGGTAGACGGAGtactaccttcagacacatgaaatggttcaaaatgcgACAATTTTTGCCTTCCCGGCGATAGGGCCACataatcaagtgcacctactgcCAACATCACTAAACCAAAAATAAACGCAAGGCTTTATCAGTTTCTAAACCGAGGCGTAACATCTCCAGACTTCTGGAAACGCTTGCCAAGCAGACCAGGCCGGGGTTTGGGAAGTTAAACATTCTCccttcgtttaaaaaaaaaacatctaaagaCACAACCTATATTCGAGCCGGTGTCTTAAGTagctgaacatgttattactccaaaccCATGAAAGTGTCAAACTGACACATTTTCATCAACAACAACTTTATATTGAAGACAAACGCTACACCTGATGATGTGTTTCGGCTCATTAGCAACATTGCATGAGCGTGGATTTCAGGTGGCGGTGGGTATTGCTATTGGGGAAGCagtttgcctctctctcttcgtACTGTTCTGCATTTTGACTTTatcattgttttttttcccagaaatgtttggtgatcaacTAGGAATATGGATGCCCATTCCcgaccaattttttttttatgtcgaTCATGTCTAAAAAAGGTTTGATACCAAGTTTAAATTTCGAAATACGTAAATCAAAATGTAAATATCTAGTTAACGCTTTGTGTCAATATTGTTTTTATTGAAACAATCGAAATGTTTGTCAAATCCCAGTTCGCCACATATTCTCTGCAACTTGGCCATCTAGAAATCCCCGATCAGCTTGTAGGTGATTTAAtggcaatgttagctagctaacctaaTGCTACAAATTAATTTGAATCAGGTCTTTCTTTATACATGCCTGTTTGGATCAGTTGCCAAaacattggcaactttgtatttgtagtcttCTTTGTTTTGAAGTTATCCTCGGTGACAGAAATCATGTAATTATATTTTTAGGCCAAAAAAAAGCACGTAATGTTACCTTTTCTACAAGTGGTCTGTGCCAGGCGTTAGATTAAGAGCAATGGTTTTGTGAAACAGCTCGgagatttaacgatgctcctaCAAAGGCTCTAATGATAAACTTTACCATTTTTGCGTTCCAAACACATAAGACAGACAtttcccctcagccctcaaattaattTATGAGTTGACTGCCCTTGTCCGGAAATGTGCCACTCGTTCGTCCCATGGTTGTTTTCAGTGATCATGGAACTGTTGTATGTgtgctttatatgcgctacagCCATTTGACTGCATTTCATATCTTGGCTAGAAGACAAAGCATGCTAGCCATCCGACAATATCAGGTAAATCGAAAATTACTATGTATAAGTGTGATGTCAGGGAAAGTTGTATGCGCTAGATAGTTTCCAAAAGCTAACTAAAAAACAATTACTTTTACGATACGTGTTTGTGCCatcatgtgcattagtagcaaaatgtctaacttatttacatttgtttttacttacacctgtatgttgacttctccatatTGATGTTGGTTTTACATTTTGGCTGACTTTGTACATCCGTTAAGAAATCATCgcgaattgaattatggggcgTTTCAGCGTCCAGAGGGAACGGAGTTGTATGATCACAAACGAGGGCTAAGGGTCTTACGTTGCTAATTTACCTTGCTTTGCTAATTGTTTGGACAGCAAAGACGGCCTTGGGGATTCCTCCAAGGGAAAAAGGCGAGGGTAAATGGAGGAGGGTGTGTCTATTAATGTGTTTGAAATGCAGCGCCTCTGTGGTGCGGAAAGTGGGAAACCAAAAAGTTAATCTACAATCTCTTTCATCCTCTGAAAAACGTGTTCGTACAGTGGCCTCTTCTGGACATAAATATTTTTCAGTCAGAccgtatttatatatatttttttttctttttctgacAGACAATGTTTAATTAATCAGCCATAATTCATTCCGACAATGTAAATTATTTGGGCCATGAATTTCTAATtttgcaaaaatgtaaattcatggGCCAAATTGACATTATGACTAAATTAATTAAACAtgtaaaatacaaatatttgaCTTAAATTATCAAAATACGTGATACATTTTGTTGCtacaaaataaaaatgaattgtGGAGAAGTTTCAGACCAGATTATCGTCTTTTTCTCTCTGCCTGCAATTGTCGTAAATGCATTGCAAAGCCACAAACTGTCGTGCTACTGCCCCTGATTTTCGGTGTATGAAACCCCCTTTCGGTCTTTTCGTACGGCACTAAAGCTGAAGACGGTATGTTCCCGCTTGAGCTCAGTTACAAATGCAAAAACATAATCTATTCATTATTTTTTGAAGGTAATCATTGTGATTTAATTGTTTCAGAAACATGCCGGCCAAAGGTCCTCTGCAATCTGTCCAGGTTTTCGGACGCAAAGTGAGTAAACTCTGAATTTATTCCACGTGTTGAGCCAACAAactgacgttagctagctagttcagcCATGTTAGCCAAATAGACCAGCAATTTGtatttgacacccccccccccccccccccccctcaaattaTACATTTACATTTGGAAATGCAAGTGACCGTCAATTTGACAACTTTATTGTCAAACGTCTAAATCTGCCTTGATTGCAGCCAGTGGCATATTGATATGAATAGCTACAAATGTTGCGGCCTGCTAGCTGCGTTAATCATTTAGCTAATTTTATGCCGGAAAGAATGTTCAGCTAAATCAACGCCAATTGTTTGATGTTGTGAGGTAGCTAACGTTTGTTCGCTGATTCATTATGCCACAATACAGCATTAGTTAAACTAGAGtcgtgtttatttattttttattacatcGTCTTTAACTAATTGTACTGTAGCTAGCGAGTTGCCGTGACTTGGTCCACTCATCCATCCCTCATGATGTACCTCAGTGTTTGGTTAATACATTGGCCGGCTAATTAGTGTTGCTTATAATAGTACTGTTAATCAGCAATCCCCTGAATGCCTTTTTTGGGTGTGTAAAACATTTGTTTGTAATGTTAATGCTCTGTTTAGCCACACCTGCTTCATAGAAAAGTGCACGTGTAATTAGTGAACACAACCATTTGCTAGGTTAACATTACTGTATATtttggggcggcagatagcctagtggttagttttgggccagtaactgaaaggttgctggatcgaatccctgaaccGACAAGgtctattaaaaaaaaatctgccgttctgcccataacaaggcagttaacccactgttcccaggtaggctgtcattgtaaataagaatgtgttcttaactgacttgcctagttaaataaaggttacacatcTCTTTGCAGAAAACAGCCACCGCTGTTGCTCACTGCAAGAGGGGGAATGGCCTTATCAAGGTGAATGGCAGACCCCTTGAGATGATTGAGCCAGCCACACTCCAGTACAAGGTGAGTCCTTAAAGGCAGATCGAAATGGACTGTTGTCCAAAATAAGGGATTTGCTCTTCTGCTGATATCTTTATGAACAATGGCTTGACTTTTGATATTACAATAAAACAGTGTTGTATGGTGTGGCTATTATTAAGCTTTAGCTAATGCAGGCCTATTATATGAAGGTGGTGCGCCAACTGACTGACAGGTGAACTTGAGGTGAGGAACACTCAGGCCTACCAGTGTTAACCCATAGTTAACCCATAATCTAATtctttgtataaaaaaaaatatatatatatattctgtttGAAAATTAATGCATAAGCCTCCTTTGCGTCTATCTGTAGATGCAGTAGCCTTCTGCCATAAAGAAATGCATGTTGGTGTGGTAGCATGCCACCGGCATATCTCTCGCTGTCTTCTGGGGTTAGTCCTAGTTTTTTTTAGGAATAACCCCAGTGTGTTATGACGCCTATGCGTGCAAATCCCTGATACATTTAGTGCTCAAATCTGCCAGCTGAACTGAAAGTAGCcttaaaaacaatacaaaaaataGTGTGTAAGGTTTGGCATATGCTACAATCGAAACACACAAGGAATGGTGTTTTCTCATTTGGCCAATATCCCTTGTGTATTAAAGCTGGCTGTGCCAGGTCGGATCTGAATACATTTGGATGTCCGGTAAATTTAACCATTTTCCCTGGTATGTTGTCCGGCTACACATTTTCATGAAGGAAACTGAAATCGCTTTGTTTTTATggagattttagaatattcactcctgcgttgtcttggctatgtgcttagggtcattgtcctgttggaaggtgaaccctggccgcagtctgaggtcctgagccatctgcagcaggttttcatcaaggaactctgaAGTTTGCTGAACTCagaactagtctcccagtccctgccgctgaaaaacatcccaacagcatgatgctgccataaCCATGCTTTGccataggaatggtgccaggtttcctccagacgtgacacttagcattaaggccaaagagttcaatcttggtttcagaccagataatctttctcatggtctgagtctttaggttccttttagcaaactccaagtggactgtcatgtgccttttactgaggagtagcttccgtatggccactctactataaggcctgattggtggagcactgcaaagatggttgtccttctggagggttctcccatctccacagaggaactctagatctCTGTCAGTGACTATTGGGTACTTgaacacctccctgaccatggcccttctccactgattactcagtttggccaggaggccagctctaggaacagtcttggtggttccaaatgtcttccattttaagaatgatggaggccacagtgttctttgctgtcttcaatgctgcagaaatttgctttgtcattatgggatattgtgtagattgctgagaatttttttaatccattttagaatggggctgtaatgtaacaaaatgtggaaaaggtcaatttgtctgaatactttccaaaggcactctATTTTAAATATTTATAAATATGGCTTCAAAATGTTTAGTCTGTTTACCACTAGCTGATTGTTTGCAGCTGGCTCTGATCTTAGTGTAATGTGACTGGCAGGGAGAGAAGAGCTTGCCTGGTAGTCAGCGAACCCCCAACCTTCTGGCTCATAAACCTGTAGCATTGATTGTGCCACAAACCATGGTGAAGTGGCAGTCGATATCCACGTTTAGAAACACAGGGTTGTCATTTGCCGCAAACATGATTGAGTTAATTCTGGGGGGGGGTTCCGTTTATTTTACTGTACAAGTGGAGGGTCGTGAGGGGGAAGACATTTTGTTGGTGAGGGGATGCATTTTGACACCTTGAGTTGGACCAGTCCCCTTCTAGTGAATTTGTCCCTTAGGAAAGAGTTGCTAACTATTTCATGTTTGTGTACCGTGGCTTCTTATAGAGCTGCTGTTGGTTTACTAAGCCCAAGTTCAACATGGGTCTTCATACAGCTAAATGTCTGGTTGTGTTTACTTGCTGCATGTGTGTCTGCAGGATATAGACGTTGTGTGCGTCCTTGACAAAGTTCCTCTCTGTTGTAGCTGCTGGAGCCAGTGCTGCTGCTGGGCAAGGAGCGTTTTGCTGGAGTTGACATCCGAGTCCGAGTGAAGGGTGGTGGACATGTCGCACAGATCTACGGTGACTTGTTTTTACAACTGCTCTACTTCAGTTTAGCTATATCATCTCAGTAGAAACTGATGCCTTGATTTGAAATAACTGTACTTGACTGAATATGTCCGTTTGTCTTACGCTGTGCCTTCTCCTTGCAGCTATTCGTCAGTCCATCTCCAAAGCCCTGGTCGCATACTACCAGAAATGTAAGAGAATAATTTTAATGTACACGAAATATGCATAATCTTGTTTTCAATGGAATATTGCCTCTGTTGATAAAATATTTGAGTGTTACTTTGGACTAATTTTTGCAGGAAGCAATATTGCCGTGTTGGGTTTTAATCCCTTTCGGATGATGGTGGGTGCATGATTGCTGCGTTTCCATTTGGTCAAGAAAAATGGTTCAATAACTAACCCGCCCTGTTAATATCCCGCCAGATGTGGATGAGGCCTCCAAGAAGGAGATCAAGGACATCCTGATCCAGTACGACAGGACCCTGCTGGTTGCCGACCCTCGTCGCTGCGAGTCCAAGAAGTTCGGTGGACCAGGAGCCCGTGCTCGCTACCAGAAGTCTTACCGTTAACCTCTGTACATTTTCATGTAATAAAGTTGAGGGAGAAAATGTTTATGGCCTGTTTCTTTAAACTTGCTTGATGTAATAGTTTCATTAATGACCAAGCTCTACTTGGAAAGTGTTTTAAAGGTAGACTGCGATAGGATGTAGATGCAGAAAGTAGCCGGCATATGGGGTATATTTCCACAACCAAG from Oncorhynchus mykiss isolate Arlee chromosome 15, USDA_OmykA_1.1, whole genome shotgun sequence includes these protein-coding regions:
- the rps16 gene encoding 40S ribosomal protein S16 isoform X2 — encoded protein: MPAKGPLQSVQVFGRKKTATAVAHCKRGNGLIKVNGRPLEMIEPATLQYKLLEPVLLLGKERFAGVDIRVRVKGGGHVAQIYAIRQSISKALVAYYQKYVDEASKKEIKDILIQYDRTLLVADPRRCESKKFGGPGARARYQKSYR
- the rps16 gene encoding 40S ribosomal protein S16 isoform X1, with translation MPAKGPLQSVQVFGRKNKTATAVAHCKRGNGLIKVNGRPLEMIEPATLQYKLLEPVLLLGKERFAGVDIRVRVKGGGHVAQIYAIRQSISKALVAYYQKYVDEASKKEIKDILIQYDRTLLVADPRRCESKKFGGPGARARYQKSYR
- the rps16 gene encoding 40S ribosomal protein S16 isoform X3, coding for MIEPATLQYKLLEPVLLLGKERFAGVDIRVRVKGGGHVAQIYAIRQSISKALVAYYQKYVDEASKKEIKDILIQYDRTLLVADPRRCESKKFGGPGARARYQKSYR